The Thalassotalea piscium sequence TATTGGCCACATATATCTGACCCATTTATACGCCCACTGCTGTTTAATAACACTTATTTCATCGCATTATTTGGCAATGTTGATACACATATCAGTGACCCCTTACGCGCATATAATCAAACTATTGATGAAAAAAATGCCATAGCAGTGGTTACATTCACGCCATCTTATGATCCTGAGCAAATAAAGCTTCAACCTAGTTTACTTAGTACAGGGAAGCCTTCAAACGAAACGCAAGATATTTGTTATTTTGTAAAAACACAGGTTATTCAATAGGGAAATAAATAATGAAACTTAGTATGGACATAAGGGGTCAGGTCTTTCTTTTTGCCTTTTGGTTAATCAGAACTAACCTAAAGCTATCGTATGATTAAAATTAGGCGGATGATGTTATAGCGAGGGCGTATAGATTAGCGTTTTCAGGTTGTTCTAAATTAATCTTTAGCTTTTTCCACTTTCCCCGCTTTAATTGCTTTTTTCTCAGCCCGCCGACGTTGAAAAAACGTGGATAATTGCTCACTGCATTGCTCGGCTAATACTCCTGAAACCACATCAATTTGATGATTTAATTTATCATGATGGGTAAGACAAAAAACGCTGCCAGCACTACCGGTTTTAAGATCTGCCGCGCCAAACACTAAGCGTTTAATGCGACTATGCACCAATAAACCTGCGCACATAGGGCAAGGCTCTAAAGTAACGTATAAAGTGCAATCGATCATGCGATAATTATTAAGCACGTTACCCGCTTGGCGAATAGCTAACATTTCAGCATGGGCGGAAGGGTCATTAAGCATGATTGATTGATTATAACCTTCACCAATAATTTCATTATTAGCAACTACCACTGCGCCTACCGGTATTTCATTATGCTGCTGGGCAATATCAGCTAATGCGAATGCCCGTTGCATAAATTGAATATCAAGTAAATGCTGCTCTTCAGTGTTTGTTATAATTTCTGTCATGTTATAAGGCCATTGGGTGCTGCTTTACGAAACTAAGAACAATTCTAATAAATCATTAAGATAACGGTGACCTAGCTCAGTTACCTGCCAATGTGAGTCAGTATGGCTCATCAAGCCTTTCGCTTCTGCGAGCGTTAGCGCAGGTTGTATTGCTTCGGAACTAAGCCCAGTGGTTTGTTCAAAGTGTTCAAGGGTAAAAGCTTGTTTTAGACGCAGTAAGTTCATCATAAACTCGAACGGCAGTTCGTCTTCTGAAACTATAATTAGTTTATCTAATGCCTCACGATCTTGATCTAAGTAACCTTTAGGGTGTTTTACTTTAACTGTTCGTGTAATGGTGTTATTAGTGGTATCGGTAATTTTACCGTGAGCACCACAGCCAATCCCAAGGTAGTCACCAAACTGCCAATAGTTAAGGTTATGCTGGCATCGCTTATCGGCTTTACTATTGGCTTTACTATAGGCTGAAATTTCATATTGTTGATAACCTGCCTCTGCAAGTAGTACAAGGCCTTGTTCTTGAATATCCCAAAGGGTATCGTCTTGCGGTAGCTTAGGTGGTTTTGAATAAAAGGCGGTATTAGGTTCAATGGTAAGCTGGTACCATGAAATATGATCAGGGTTTAATGATATTGCGATGCGTAAATCGTCTAAGGCATTTTCTAACGACTGGTTAGGTAAACCATGCATTAAGTCTAAATTAAAGCTTGTTATTCCTGCTGTTTTGGCAAGTTGTACGGCAATTTTAGCTTGTTCGCTGTCGTGAATACGCCCTAGCTTTATCAGCTTATCGGAGGCAAAGCTTTGTACGCCTATTGAAAGGCGAGTAACTCCAGCTTTGGCAAAACCTTTAAACTTATCGGCTTCTACTGTACCCGGATTGGCTTCTAAAGTTATTTCAATGTCACTGTTATGGTCAAAGCGAGCCAGTACTTGTTCAAGTATTGAACCAATTCCTTGAGCTGAAAATAAACTTGGCGTGCCGCCGCCAATAAAAATACTGTGCAGTGGGCGGTTTGTTAATGAAAAGCGTTTAATATCATCATCTAAATCTTTAATTAACTGAATAATATACGCTTGTTCTGGTATTTCTTTTTGGCCTTTACCTTTGCCAAATTCATGTGAATTAAAGTCGCAATACGGACATTTTTGTACACACCAAGGAATATGAATGTAGAGCGAAAGGGGAGGGGCAGTCAGCATCGGTTATTTTACTTTTTTTAAGTGTTGAACTAATTGTTTTAAGGCTTGAGCACGATGACTCAATTGATTCTTTAATTCTCGTGGTAATTGTGCTGAGGTCATTTGTTGTGCTTCAAGCCAAAATAAAGGATCGTAGCCGAAGCCTTGCTCACCTTTAGCCTCGGTTAAAATACTGCCTTCCCAAACACCATGACAAACAACAGGGGTTGGGTCTAAATGATGTTGCATGAACACTAAAACACAGTGAAAACGTGCGCTACGGTTTTCAACACCCTGCATTTCTTTTAATAACTTGGCATTATTGAGCGCATCGTTTGCACGCTCACCGGCGTAACGGGCTGAATAGATACCGGGCGCGCCGTTTAACGCATCAACTTCTAGCCCCGAGTCGTCGGCTATTGCGGGTAAACCAGTAATTTGAGCTGCATGTCTGGCTTTAATAATCGCATTTTCAATAAACGTTGTACCTGTTTCGTCGGCGTCGGAAACATTAAACTCGCTTTGAGGTTTGATATTAATACCATATTGAGTCAGTAAATTATCTAGCTCTTTAACTTTACCAGGATTACCCGTTGCGAGTACTATTGTTGAATTGGACTTTTGCATGAATGTTGACATAAGTTGGCTTGCCCTAAAGCGTATTTTTTATCAGTGCGCATCATACCTTAATATCAATAAAAGGGGGAGTATGTGCGAGTGTTATTTTAATTGATTAAGGGTTTACTATGTCACTAAAGGATAGCTTTTTAGGCTTAATTATTATTTGTCTTTGGGGTTTTAATTTTATTGTTATTGCGTTGGGTGTTGAAAGCATTCCACCGTTATTAATGGGGGCATTACGTTTTCTCTGTGTGGCATCACTCGGTTCACTTTTTGTTAAAAAACCATCTATTCCATGGCATTGGATGGCAGCTTATGCGCTAACACTTTGCTTTGGTCAATTCGCTTTTTTATTTAGCGCAATGGCTTATGGTATGCCTGCCGGATTAGCTTCACTAGTACTGCAATCTCAAGCGGTTTTTACCTTAATATTTTCAGCGATTATGTTAAAAGAAGTGATCAAACTACCACAAATATTCGCTATGGTAATTGCTGGAATTGGCTTAACAGTTATAGGTTTTTCCGGTGCAGATACTCCGATGACTTTATTAGGCTTTGTGCTAACTATCGTTGCGGCAATAAGCTGGGCAATAGGTAATGTAGTCAACCGTGTAATTAATCAACGTGGTTATAAAGCAAGCATAGGTTTAGTGGTTTGGTCGTCTTGGATCGCATTTATTCCATTCTTACTTTCTAGTTATTTTTTGAAGGGCAGGAAGCCATTATCTCCGCACTGACTAATTTTAACCTTATCTCAGTCGGCGTAATTTTATATTTAACTTTTGGTGCCTCAATATTAGGTTACAGTTTATGGAGTTATTTACTGCAACATTATCCTACTGGACAAGTTGCGCCGTTAACCTTAGGCGTGCCCGTTGTTGGCTTAATTTGTGCTACGCTGTTTTTAAAAGAAACACTCTCACTCCAACAGGGCATCGGTGGACTGCTAGTCATGCTAGGTTTGATCGTCAATACAGTGGGAGGAAAATTTAAATTCAAGAGAAAGGTGAACAGCGAAAAAGCGGTGTAGCTTTCATGCTGTTCATTATTAACTAAGCTCAGTCAACATAAAATTTTTGTGAGAAGCTTAACGTGTGTGTTTCTTTACCGTCGGTAATGGTTAAGTCGAAATTAATAGTTTCGTCGTTGCGATAACTCACTTGGCCAAGGTAATAAATTGCATCACCTTCTTTTACTTCGGTAAATTCAAGTGTTTTACTTTGACCTGCTAAGTTTTTGGCAGTGCCTGTAATACGTACTGTTTTAGCTGGGTTGCCTTCAATGGTATTGTCCATTACAGAAATGTTAACTAAACCATTATAACGACTGCGAACAATGTTGTAGGCTTTAGCTACTTCAGGCGTTAAAAATGTTGCATCAATCGCAATATAATGCACGTTCATACTGCCGAGCTTTTTCATGTTTTCGGCGACTGTTTGAAATGAAACTAACCATACAAACAATAGTGTAAAAACACTTTTAAAAAATAAGTTATTCATAATATTACTCTTTTTAATATATAGCTTAAAACATAGCCTTGGCTGTTCTAACAATGAGTTGTTACAACATACCCCAGTATGGGATCCAACCTGATAATAAAATATTAATTACATTAAGTAATAAAAAGGCGATTAATACCGATAAGTCTAGGCCTCCAATACTGGGTACTATGCGGCGAATAGGGTTTAAAAAAGGCTCTGTTAGTTGGTGGAATATAACTTGTGTAGGGTTGTAGCCTTGCACCACCCAACTCATTATTGCCATTATTAACATTGCTACAAATAATAAAAAACCTACTTGTTTTATTGAAAACAGAAAACCAAAATACAGCGCTGATACCGGGTCGAAAGGCCCGCCATTCATCATTGGGATAATTATATATTTAGAAGTCGAAACTAATAGTATTAACACTATCGTTGCAATATCTAAACCAGCAAACCCGGGTATAACTCGGCGTAGCGGTATAACCAAAGGGTTAGTAACTTTTACAATAAATTGGCTTAAAGGATTGTAAAAGTCTGCTTTTACTACTTGAAGCCATACACGAAAAATTAATACTAGAACAAAAGTATCTAAAACAAACTTAAGCAAATAATTAATTGCTTCCATTACCAAACTCCAAAGTTATTATTCGTATTTACACTATTAATTGCTATTCTCAGCCATTTCTTTAGCACGATGCAAGGCACTATCCATTGCATTTGTTACAAGTTGTTCCAAGCCACCATCAATTAATGTGGTTAGCGCCGCTTGCGTAGTACCACCTTTCGATGTCACGTTCTTTCGTAATTGGCTAATGGGTAAGTCGTTATTAATTACCATTTGTGCAGCGCCAAGTGCTGTTTGTTGTACTAATTCTCGGCTTTCTTGTTCAGTAAAGCCTAAGGCTATTGCTTTGTTTTGCATTGCTTCCATAAACAAGAAAAAATAAGCAGGGGCAGAGCCTGAAACTGCAATAATATGGTCTATTTCAGCTTCAGTATTAAGCCATTTTATGATGCCAACAGATTTCATAAATTCGGCTGTTTGTTGTTTTTGGTTTTCGCTTACATCAATTGAAGCATATAAACCGCTTACGCCGTAACCTAATTGCGATGGCGTATTTGGCATTACTCTGATCACAGGGTATTGACCATTTAAGGCTTGTTGAATTTGTTCTATGGTACAACCGGCAGCAACCGAGACAAAACACTTGTTTTCTATCGCTGTTTCAGTTGCAATCTCTTGGCATACTTGTGCAATTAAGTGAGGCTTTACCCCTAAAATTACATAATCAGCAAAAGCAACAGCTTCTATATTTGAACTCGTATGCAACACTCCATATTGCTCGCTAAGCGCTTCACGCTTTGGCGCCGAAGGATTTGCAACAATAATGTTTTGTGGATTAAACCCTTTATTGACTAACCCTGAAAGAATGGCGCCATTCATATTTCCTGCACCTATAAATGCTAATTTGGTCATATATCTCCTAAAAAATGTGTAGCCATCAACCGCAAAACTGTGCTTTTTTTATTGATTTTAACATCGCTAATTTTAACAACGAAAAGTTGAGTTGTGGTTAAATGGTATTTATTTCAATTATCTTTTCAATTAATTGAACGAATATAAACTGGTGCAATTTTAACATAGTGAGGCTTATCTTTCACCAAAAATGGCGGTACCAATGCGCACCATAGTTGAGCCAGCATTAATTGCATCGTTTAAATCGCCAGACATTCCCATTGATAAGGTATCAACTGTATTATAGCGTTGCTTTAATGTAGTAAACAGCTTGTGCATTTGATTAAAGCTTTGCGCCGCATTATTTTTCTCAGGGATCGCCATTAAGCCTCTTAAGGTTAAATTTGGCGACAAAGCTACCTGCTCTGCAAGGGTGTTAACTTCGTTAATTGCAATGCCAGATTTTGTACTTTCTTGGCTAATATTCACTTGTAAACAAATGTTTAGCGGGGTATGGTTGCAAGACCTTTGATCATTTAAGCGAGTGATAACTTTGGCTCTATCAACACTTTGTACCCAATCAAAATTTTCAGCAATAAGCTTTGTTTTATTCGACTGAATAGGGCCAATATAATGCCAAACAATATCCTGCAAATGTTTCAATTGACTAATTTTGTCAACCGCCTCTTGAATATAGTTTTCACCAAAGCTGAGTTGCCCCGTATGGTAAGCTTGCTTAATCAATTCAATAGGTTTTGTTTTACTTACAGCCAGCAAAGTAACTTGCTCGGGCGATCTGTTAGCTTGTTCACAAGCACTTTTTATTTGCAGATTAACTGCTGCAATATTATCTTTAATACACATCATAAAATTAAGTATAGCCTTTCAGCTTTTCGCTGGAAATCTGTTAAATCAAAGAGGTTTTTATGGATATTACCGAATTACTCGCGTTTAGCGTAGAAAATAATGCATCTGATTTACATCTTTCTACCGGCATTCCTCCTTCAATTCGCGTTGATGGTGATGTTAGAAAATTAAATATTCCAGCGTTTGACGCTAAAGATGTTAATGGTCTTGTTTATGACATTATGAATGATAGACAGCGAAAAGAGTACGAAGAAAACTTAGAGGTCGATTTTTCATTCGAAGTACCAAATTTAGCACGTTTTAGGGTGAATGCGTTTAATCAAAACCGTGGGCCGTCGGCAGTATTTCGTACCATTCCTAGTAAAGTGCTTTCGCTTGAAGAGCTTGGTTGCCCTGATATTTTTAGAGATATTTCTGACACCCCTCGTGGTTTAGTGCTTGTTACAGGCCCTACTGGTTCGGGTAAATCAACTACGCTAGCGGCTATGGTTGACTATATTAACAAAAATAAATATCACCATATTTTAACCATTGAAGACCCGATAGAATTTGTTCATGAAAATAAATCGTGTTTAATTAACCAACGGGAAGTACACCGTGATACATTAAGTTTTAATAATGCGCTACGTTCTGCGCTTCGTGAAGACCCTGATGTTATTCTTGTGGGTGAAATGCGAGATTTAGAAACCATTCGTTTAGCAATGACAGCAGCAGAAACGGGCCATTTAGTCTTTGGTACCTTGCATACAACTTCAGCACCAAAAACAATAGACCGTATTATTGATGTGTTTCCAGCCGAAGAAAAGTCTATGGTGCGTTCAATGTTATCTGAATCATTACGTGCGGTAATTTCACAAACGCTAGTTAAAAAAGTTGGCGGCGGACGCGTAGCTGCGCATGAAATTATGATAGGTGTTCCAGCTATTCGTAACTTAATTCGTGAAGACAAAATTGCACAAATGTATTCAGCTATTCAAACGGGTATGTCGCATGGTATGCAAACAATGGATCAATGTTTACAAAACTTGGTTAATCGCGGCATGATTTCGCGCCAAGATGCGATGGAAAAAGCGGCAGATAAAAATCAATTTAAAACATATTAGCACTGCTGTGGTTGTTTAATGTTAATTTTAGTTTCTGCTATTACCCTGTTTCTTTCTTGGCTAATGGGCTTTAGTACTGATACCGTGCAAAGCACGGTATGAAACTTAATATGCATTTGATACTGGTAAGCATTCAGTGTGTAGATTGGCTACTCTATCAAGCGCCACAAAATTTAAAAATGAACAGCCCCTAACATGCATAATGAAAAGAGCATTATATGAGATTTCATAATTTACTAGTTAAAATGGTGCAAGAAGATGCATCCGACATGTTTGTAACAGCTAAATTACCTGTTAGCGCAAAAATAAATGGCGAGTTACAACCCATCGATTCACAAGTGCTAACCGCAGATGAAGCGTTAGGTTTAGTGCATGATGCAATGAATGAAAAGCAAAAGAAGCAATTCGACGAAGAGAAAGAGTGTAACTTTGCAATTTCTATTGATGACATTGGTCGATTTCGTGTATCCGCATTTTGGCAAAGAGATATGGCTGGCATGGTTGTACGTCGTATTGTTACCGAAATACCAAGTGCCGACGATTTAGGGCTACCCTCAGTTCTAAAAGACGTTGTAATGTCTAAACGTGGTTTAGTGCTATTTGTAGGTGGTACCGGCACCGGTAAATCAACCTCGATGGCAGCGTTAATTGGTTATCGAAATAAAAACTCTCGTGGGCATATTCTTACTATTGAAGACCCAGTTGAATTTGTACATGAACATGGTAAGTCGATGATTACCCAACGCGAAGTTGGGCTAGATACCGAATCGTTTGATGCCGCATTACAAAGCTCGTTACGACAAGCACCTGATGTTATTTTAATTGGAGAGATCCGTTCAAAAGAAATAATGGAACATGCATTAAGTTTCGCGGAAACAGGGCATTTGTGTATTGCTACCTTGCATGCCAATAACGCAAACCAAGCGATTGACCGGATAATGCACTTAGTGCCTTCAGATCAACATGGTAAATTGTTATTTGATTTAGCATTAAACTTACGCGGCATTATTGCTCAACAACTTATTCCTACCCGCGATGGCAATGGCCGAGTTGCAGCAATTGAGATTTTATTAAACTCGCCGTTTATTGGTGAATTAATTAAAAAAGGTGATATTAGTAGCATTAAAGAAGTTATGGAAAAGTCTACTGAACAAGGAATGCAAACCTTTGATCAGGCTTTATTTACTTTATACCAACGCGGTTTAATTAACTATGCAGATGCATTGCATCATGCTGATTCACCTAACGATTTACGCTTAATGATTAAATTGCGCAGTAATGACCAAGGCGGCTCTGGCTCGCTAGCGGGTGTAACCTTAGATGGGTTAGAGCCTAAAGAATAACTTGGTGTTTGCTGCTAGCAATAACCTTCAACGTTAGCACCTAGCCTAATCATTCATTAGGCTTTAACTGCGGTTAATTAAAAGTCGGGTTCACACTCAAAGGTCAATGGTGCTTTTGTAATTGGGTGACAAAAAGCGAGTTGTTGTGCATGTAAATGCAATCGATTAGCTTTTTTTCCATATAAATCGTCACCCACTATAGGTGAGTTTAAACCGTCGCTGTGGGCGCAATGTACGCGCAATTGATGAGTTCTACCTGTTTTAGGGTATAAATATACGCGACTTACTTTGTCTGATTGTGAAATCAGCTGCCATGTAGTTTCCGCTTTTTTCCCCAATTCATTACACACTAATTGCCTTGGGCGATCGTTTAGATCACCTCTCAGTGGAAGCGTGATCTTACCTTCAGTGCTATTTACCTTCCCTGAGATAACCGCAATATAACGCTTGCTCACTTCTCTTTTGATAAATTGCTTTTGTAAGCCTTTGTGGGCGCGAGGGTTAAGGGCTAATACCATTAAACCTGACGTAGACATATCAAGTCGATGAACAATTATGCCGCCTGTTGCTTGCGGAAATAATTGTTCTATTCTCGTTAACACTGAGTCGTTAATGTGTTTTCCTGGCACAGAAAGAAATTCAGCCGGTTTATTTACTACAACAATGTGAGTGTCTTGATAGATAATGGCTAAGGTTTTGCCTGCGGCTGGGTTTTCTAGCAATGGATTATTATCAATTGCCATGCCTTCAAGCATGTGAGTTAAAATTGGTTGGCATTTGCCGATACATGCTGGATAAAAGTTACCATGCTGACGAATTTCAGACTTTGGTGATACTCCCCACCAAAATTCGGCCATTGCTAAAGGCGTTAAATTATTAGCAAAGGCATAATGTAATAGTTTGGGTGCGGCACATTCACCTGCGCCAGCTGGTGGTGGATGCACAGAGTCTTTAAAAATAGTGTTAAGGTCTTTTTTAGCCCCTTTTATATTTAGAAACTGATAATGTTCAAAGAGTTTTTTTTGCAATGCATTAGAGCGTTTTTTGCGTGTTAATTTAAGCTTATCAATTGCGTTGTTATGTACTAACAATGCTTGCTCTAACTGTTCTATTTGGCTTTTCCATTGCGCTTTTAATGCGTTTAAACTATTTTTATTTGCAACACTTTCTTTATTTAATTGTTCATTTAGCGCATTAAAATTATGCTCTGATAATGTTACTTTTGCTGAGGTTCTTTTCGCTTTTCGTTGTTTTTTTTGCTCAGCATTACTGTGTTGTAATTGGGTTATTTCGTTAACAGATTCGGTTAGGTAGCGTGAAAGTAATTGTTTAGTTTCAGTATATGCTTCGTTTCGAAGGCGCGAATCAAGATCATCATTTATTTTGTTAATTGCTTGTTGTTCTGTTAAGAAAAAGTCTTCTTTAATTAACATATCAAATACTGGTGGAACAAAATGCTGGTGAACATTTTTATCTGCTAATTTTCCTGAAAATGCTGATAAGTAACCGATGGTATTATCACTTTTTTTAACTATTAGTACCCCAAACATTTTGCCTGTTGCATCTTCAGTATTGCCTGTTAAGCCAAAATTATGCTGCCACTGTGTTTGTTCGTCTAAATAGCGCTGTAATTCTTTTGCGGCTAATTGGCATAGAGGATGGGGTTGGTAATAAAAAGGAAAGGTAAATCGCTTCGGTAGAGCAAAGCCTTCAATAGCGTGTTTGAATTCGGTAAAGCATGGGGCATCATTGAATAAAGTCATTTAATTAAAGTGCATCTTTTGATAGTAGCCAAAGCCAGCAAGGTAAAGTTATAAGACAACATAAGGTGGAAGCGACAATTGTGCCAGCAACTGTTTCACGTTGAATGTTTTGTATTTTAGCAATTAAATAGGCATTAACCCCTGTTGGGCATGCACTAATAATGACTAAAGTACAAATTACCTCGTAGGGTAATTTCAGTAAATGCTTACTGGTTATGTAAACAAGCGCTGGTAGCACTATCAGCTTCATTATTGTTGCGAAAGTAATGAAGTACTTTTGCTGTTTTATGCGGTAAAAGGTGAGTGAGCACCCTAGTAAAAATAATGCCAATGCAATAGCAGGGCTACCTAATAAAATAAGGGTGTTGTTAAGTACAGCAGGTAAAGAAATTGGTAGGAGGTTAACTATCAACCCTAATGTGATGCTAGCAACTAATGGGTTTAGTAAAGTTTGCTGAGCAAGCTTATGCCAAATAGCATCTTTTACTTTGTTGGGGTCATTTTGTCTTTGACTGTTTATTGCTAACACACTCGTTAAGGTAAACAATAAGGCACTATGAAAGGTAATAATGAGAAATACTAGGCTAATTGAGTTGTCGCCAAAGGCTGCAATTAATACGGGTATGCCTACAATTACGGTATTAGAATAGCTTGCGCCTAAGGCAAAAACAGAAGAGGGCGCAGAATGGGTTTTGTGCTCAGTATGAAAACTATAATTAATTAAATATGCAATGCTATAGCTGAACAGCAATGGGCCGTAGAAGGCGAAAAAGTAATTAATATTAACATTACCGGCAAGCTCAGTTGTTGCCATTTTTTGAAATAAAAATGCAGGAATTAACAATTTAAAGGTTAATTTACTGATCGCATCTATATCAGCTTTACTCAGCCATGAATGTTTAGCACAGCCATAGCCCAAAAAACAAATGAGCGCTAATGGCAGAATAATTTCAATGATATTCATGGATGCGAGTTACGTTTAATAATCAAGAGGGGATTATTATAACAAGTGTTACACCATAAGTTTACGAATTGTATTGAGCTTCAAAATAACTTTCGATGATCAGTGCTGCTGACAAAGCATCGATATTATCTTTTTGTAAATTCTTAAAGCCACCATGAGCAAATAAGCGCTCTTTTGCGTCTGCTGTAGTCAAACGTTCGTCTTGAAAGATAACCTGTTTTGCAAATTGATTAGACAAACGATTACCGAACTTTTTGGCATCTAATGTTAACTGTTGTTCACTTCCGTCCATATTAAGCGGTAACCCCACAACAAAAAAGTCGGGCTGCCACTCATTAACAAACTTGGCGATGTCTGGCCATTGGGGAATACCGTCTTTTGCTTTAACCGCACCAAGTGGTCTTGCACTACCCGTTAACTCTTGACCAAGTGCAAGACCAATAAATTTTTTGCCAAAGTCAAAACCAATAATGGTGCGTTTGCCTTCGTTGCTTGTGCTACTTGTCATTAAGCATGACCTATTTCAGATGATAAGTGAGCAACATCAATCCCGAGCTGTTGCGCTGCCTTTTGCCAGCGATTTTCTATAGGAGTGTTAAATAAAATATCGCTAGTAGCGGGCGTTGTTAGCCATGAGTTTTCATGAATTTCTTGCTCAAGCTGGCCAGGCCCCCAACCAGCGTAACCCAGCGCGACTAAGTAATTGGGTGGTGAAATTTCAGTACCTAATGCCATTAAAATATCTTTTGAGGTTGTTATCATTACCTCATCACTTAGCGCTAATGAACTACTCCAACAGTCTTGAGGACTATGTAAAACAAAACCTCTATCAGGAGAAACAGGCCCACCGCTTAACACCATTTGCTCTAGAGCTGGTAGATTCTGCTTTTTACTGTCTAACTGGGATAACAGTTCATTTAGAGTCACATTAACGGGTAAGTTGATAATAAGCCCCATAGCACCTTCTTTATTGTGCTCACAGATATAGGTTACTGTTTTACCAAAAAACGACTCGCCTAAACTTGGCATAGCAATGAGTAAATGATTCTCTAAACTGTCCACTATTTCACCTTAATAACTTCATCAAAAATTGGTACTAGCCGAAGTACAGTTTTCCTGATTATTTAACTAAATGTGCCTCAATAGCATCCATTAGTTTACCACTGATGTTTATCGGATATGCAGCTTCAATTTCTCTTATGCATGTAGGGCTGGTAACGTTGATCTCAGTTACTTTGTCGCCGATAACATCTAAACCAACAAAAAATAGTCCACGTTTTTTCAATTCTGGCGCTATGGTGTCAGCAATTAATTTATCTGTTGCAGACAATGGACGAGCTTCACCTCTACCGCCTGCAGCTAAGTTTCCTCGGGTTTCACCTTTAGCCGGAATACGAGCTAAGCAATAAGGCATAGGTTCGCCATTTACAATTAAAATGCGCTTATCGCCATTGCTAATATCAGGAATAAACTCTTGCACCATTGCATACTGGCTACCATGTGCGGTTAATGTTTCTAGAATAACCCCCACGTTAGGATCGTTTTCTTTTACGCGAAATATAGAAGAACCGCCCATACCGTCAAGCGGTTTAATGATCACGTCTTTGTTGTCTTGATAAAATTGACGAATAAGATCATTGTTGCGCGTAACTAATGTTTTTGGTGTTAACTCAGGAAACCAAGCAGTAAATAGCTTTTCATTACAGTCTCGTAAACTTTGTGGTTTGTTAACAATTAATGTACCCGCTAATTCAGCACGCTCTAACATATAAGTGGCGTATATATATTCGGTATCAAAAGGAGGATCTTTACGCATTAAAACAGCATCTAAAGACTCTAAAGCAATATCTTCGGCTTCACCTAGGTCATACCAATGTTCAGGGTCGTCATATACTTTAACTTGCTTTGTGCTGGCTCTACATTGCCCTTGGGTTAAATATAAACCTTTCATTTCAATGTAATAAAGCTGATAACCACGCTTTTGGGCTTCAAACATCATTGCCATTGATGAGTCTTTACGAACGTTAACTTCTGAGATGGGATCCATCACTATGCCAAGCTTAATTGTCATTTTTTTTCCTACTATTATTTAATGTCGCCAT is a genomic window containing:
- a CDS encoding YggS family pyridoxal phosphate-dependent enzyme, whose translation is MMCIKDNIAAVNLQIKSACEQANRSPEQVTLLAVSKTKPIELIKQAYHTGQLSFGENYIQEAVDKISQLKHLQDIVWHYIGPIQSNKTKLIAENFDWVQSVDRAKVITRLNDQRSCNHTPLNICLQVNISQESTKSGIAINEVNTLAEQVALSPNLTLRGLMAIPEKNNAAQSFNQMHKLFTTLKQRYNTVDTLSMGMSGDLNDAINAGSTMVRIGTAIFGER
- a CDS encoding type IV pilus twitching motility protein PilT, yielding MDITELLAFSVENNASDLHLSTGIPPSIRVDGDVRKLNIPAFDAKDVNGLVYDIMNDRQRKEYEENLEVDFSFEVPNLARFRVNAFNQNRGPSAVFRTIPSKVLSLEELGCPDIFRDISDTPRGLVLVTGPTGSGKSTTLAAMVDYINKNKYHHILTIEDPIEFVHENKSCLINQREVHRDTLSFNNALRSALREDPDVILVGEMRDLETIRLAMTAAETGHLVFGTLHTTSAPKTIDRIIDVFPAEEKSMVRSMLSESLRAVISQTLVKKVGGGRVAAHEIMIGVPAIRNLIREDKIAQMYSAIQTGMSHGMQTMDQCLQNLVNRGMISRQDAMEKAADKNQFKTY
- a CDS encoding PilT/PilU family type 4a pilus ATPase; this translates as MRFHNLLVKMVQEDASDMFVTAKLPVSAKINGELQPIDSQVLTADEALGLVHDAMNEKQKKQFDEEKECNFAISIDDIGRFRVSAFWQRDMAGMVVRRIVTEIPSADDLGLPSVLKDVVMSKRGLVLFVGGTGTGKSTSMAALIGYRNKNSRGHILTIEDPVEFVHEHGKSMITQREVGLDTESFDAALQSSLRQAPDVILIGEIRSKEIMEHALSFAETGHLCIATLHANNANQAIDRIMHLVPSDQHGKLLFDLALNLRGIIAQQLIPTRDGNGRVAAIEILLNSPFIGELIKKGDISSIKEVMEKSTEQGMQTFDQALFTLYQRGLINYADALHHADSPNDLRLMIKLRSNDQGGSGSLAGVTLDGLEPKE
- a CDS encoding pseudouridine synthase, translating into MTLFNDAPCFTEFKHAIEGFALPKRFTFPFYYQPHPLCQLAAKELQRYLDEQTQWQHNFGLTGNTEDATGKMFGVLIVKKSDNTIGYLSAFSGKLADKNVHQHFVPPVFDMLIKEDFFLTEQQAINKINDDLDSRLRNEAYTETKQLLSRYLTESVNEITQLQHSNAEQKKQRKAKRTSAKVTLSEHNFNALNEQLNKESVANKNSLNALKAQWKSQIEQLEQALLVHNNAIDKLKLTRKKRSNALQKKLFEHYQFLNIKGAKKDLNTIFKDSVHPPPAGAGECAAPKLLHYAFANNLTPLAMAEFWWGVSPKSEIRQHGNFYPACIGKCQPILTHMLEGMAIDNNPLLENPAAGKTLAIIYQDTHIVVVNKPAEFLSVPGKHINDSVLTRIEQLFPQATGGIIVHRLDMSTSGLMVLALNPRAHKGLQKQFIKREVSKRYIAVISGKVNSTEGKITLPLRGDLNDRPRQLVCNELGKKAETTWQLISQSDKVSRVYLYPKTGRTHQLRVHCAHSDGLNSPIVGDDLYGKKANRLHLHAQQLAFCHPITKAPLTFECEPDF
- a CDS encoding AEC family transporter — translated: MNIIEIILPLALICFLGYGCAKHSWLSKADIDAISKLTFKLLIPAFLFQKMATTELAGNVNINYFFAFYGPLLFSYSIAYLINYSFHTEHKTHSAPSSVFALGASYSNTVIVGIPVLIAAFGDNSISLVFLIITFHSALLFTLTSVLAINSQRQNDPNKVKDAIWHKLAQQTLLNPLVASITLGLIVNLLPISLPAVLNNTLILLGSPAIALALFLLGCSLTFYRIKQQKYFITFATIMKLIVLPALVYITSKHLLKLPYEVICTLVIISACPTGVNAYLIAKIQNIQRETVAGTIVASTLCCLITLPCWLWLLSKDAL
- the ruvX gene encoding Holliday junction resolvase RuvX; the encoded protein is MTSSTSNEGKRTIIGFDFGKKFIGLALGQELTGSARPLGAVKAKDGIPQWPDIAKFVNEWQPDFFVVGLPLNMDGSEQQLTLDAKKFGNRLSNQFAKQVIFQDERLTTADAKERLFAHGGFKNLQKDNIDALSAALIIESYFEAQYNS